Proteins found in one Aneurinibacillus uraniidurans genomic segment:
- a CDS encoding GIY-YIG nuclease family protein encodes MNVRIDEQHTLYHVKAYLPSDTEITVGKLGTFLFVRGLYVYVGSAKRNIRARVERHMRMEKTMRWHFDYVRPYMDVVDVQTYSGAEGECELFARLMEEAKGEIPVRRFGSSDCRCPAHLFFVGED; translated from the coding sequence ATGAATGTGAGAATCGATGAACAGCATACGCTGTATCATGTTAAGGCGTATTTGCCAAGTGATACAGAGATTACGGTTGGAAAGCTCGGGACATTTCTGTTCGTGCGTGGATTGTACGTATATGTTGGAAGTGCGAAACGAAATATTCGAGCCAGGGTAGAGCGGCATATGCGAATGGAGAAAACGATGCGCTGGCATTTTGATTATGTGCGTCCGTATATGGACGTTGTCGACGTGCAGACGTATTCTGGTGCGGAAGGTGAATGCGAACTGTTTGCCCGGCTCATGGAAGAAGCAAAGGGAGAAATTCCGGTGCGAAGATTCGGTTCTTCTGATTGCCGCTGCCCGGCGCATTTGTTTTTCGTCGGAGAGGACTAG